Proteins co-encoded in one Quercus robur chromosome 8, dhQueRobu3.1, whole genome shotgun sequence genomic window:
- the LOC126694886 gene encoding uncharacterized protein LOC126694886: MAKNRNKKKRNAADSMDTTEVNVSDIPQAMDTSESVAKISASAAHVKKVKGRPMKRAKNARKMKAIAKAISKNEKCVEKTLKHEGKKLKTQSAKMLYD; encoded by the exons ATGGCGAAGAACAGGAACAAGAAGAAGCGAAACGCTGCCGATTCAATGGACACCACCGAAGTTAACGTTTCAGATATCCCTCAAG caaTGGACACGTCAGAATCTGTTGCTAAGATCTCAGCCTCTGCTGCTCACGTAAA AAAGGTGAAGGGAAGACCAATGAAGAGAGCAAAGAATGCTCGAAAGATGAAAGCCATTGCAAAAGCTATATCTAAAAATGAGAAGTGTGTTGAGAAAACTTTAAAGCATGAAggaaaaaagttgaaaacacAATCTGCCAAAATGTTGTATGACTAA